One Bremerella sp. JC817 genomic window carries:
- a CDS encoding type II secretion system F family protein produces the protein MPDFAYVARNLQGQKVAGKLSAQTEGEVINSLTAKSLFPIEVKLEKQGARFQFGGKRVSPTQAATFYAQLASLVRSGVPLMRSLNVLHDQASNQTLKAVLDDIRSRVEEGEPLDSAMARHPRAFSDMAINMVRAGAEGGFLEDALERVAAFTEEQEDLKGRTMSALAYPIFLGVVGSGILTFLLVFFVPQFDEMFSRLRERGQLPAVTDWLLWFSGTLNSYGLLILAAVVGLFLYLRTLFQTETGKRRFDYFKIKVPILGGIMLDLSVARFCRVLGTMLKNGVPILRALEISREAAGNRILATAIANASENISSGESLASPLSSSGYFPKTVVEMISVAEESNSLDRVLVEIADGLERRTSRRLDLAVRLLEPLMLLVMAFIVLIVVIALLLPVFRMSGSL, from the coding sequence ATGCCAGACTTCGCCTACGTCGCCCGAAACCTGCAGGGACAAAAAGTCGCTGGCAAGCTTTCTGCGCAGACAGAAGGCGAGGTGATCAATTCGCTGACGGCCAAGTCGCTCTTCCCGATCGAGGTCAAGCTCGAGAAGCAAGGGGCTCGGTTCCAGTTTGGTGGCAAGCGAGTTAGTCCGACCCAAGCCGCCACGTTCTACGCCCAGTTGGCATCGCTGGTCCGCAGTGGTGTGCCGCTGATGCGTTCGCTGAACGTGCTGCACGACCAGGCCTCGAACCAGACGCTGAAGGCCGTGTTGGACGACATTCGCAGCCGCGTCGAAGAAGGCGAACCGCTCGACTCAGCCATGGCTCGCCATCCGCGGGCATTCAGCGACATGGCCATCAACATGGTCCGTGCTGGTGCCGAAGGTGGCTTTTTGGAAGACGCCTTGGAACGTGTTGCCGCGTTCACGGAAGAACAGGAAGACCTCAAGGGCCGCACCATGAGTGCCTTGGCCTATCCGATCTTCCTGGGTGTGGTCGGCTCCGGCATCTTAACCTTCCTGCTGGTGTTCTTCGTTCCACAGTTCGACGAGATGTTCTCGCGACTTCGGGAACGAGGCCAATTACCCGCAGTTACCGACTGGTTGCTCTGGTTCAGCGGAACCTTGAACAGCTACGGGTTGTTAATACTAGCAGCGGTGGTGGGTCTGTTTTTGTACCTGCGAACGCTGTTTCAAACGGAGACTGGCAAACGCCGCTTCGACTATTTCAAAATCAAAGTTCCGATCCTCGGCGGGATCATGCTCGACCTTTCGGTCGCGCGTTTCTGCCGCGTGCTGGGAACGATGCTTAAGAATGGTGTTCCCATTTTGCGAGCCCTGGAAATCAGCCGCGAGGCTGCCGGGAACCGCATTCTGGCGACCGCCATTGCCAATGCTTCGGAAAACATTTCGTCCGGTGAATCGTTGGCTTCGCCCCTCAGTTCGTCCGGTTATTTTCCGAAAACAGTGGTCGAGATGATCTCGGTCGCTGAAGAATCCAATTCGCTCGATCGCGTTCTGGTCGAGATCGCGGATGGCCTCGAACGTCGCACGTCGCGTCGTCTCGACCTGGCTGTCCGCTTGTTAGAACCGCTGATGCTGCTGGTGATGGCCTTCATCGTGTTGATCGTCGTGATCGCCTTGCTGCTGCCAGTCTTCCGCATGAGCGGTTCGCTGTAA
- a CDS encoding ATPase, T2SS/T4P/T4SS family has product MVDAGEILLSCGLLTPEQAEIVRNEQESSADFIPKAVQLSFVEEDAALKALATAVGLDYIDLNHTEIDISLIKTIPQRLIYRQSLLPVRRENGSIVIATSDPFDLYPLDEVASATGLSVVPVVAGRAEIAKLIKANLGVGGETVEGMLARKEEEEAGVELLQDLDDEGGELAEIEQEASVIRLVNEILLEAIESRTSDVHIETQANNAVVIRYRIDGMLHSQPVPPEINYFQAAIISRLKIMSRLNIAEKRLPQDGRMKLKVRGREIDVRVSVIPMIHGESIVMRILDKGSLSFDLQKLGMDKDVYSDFQKIIRQPHGIILVTGPTGSGKTTTLYSALLEIRDEATKIITTEDPVEYQLDGINQIQVHSKIGLTFSASLRSILRHDPDVVLVGEIRDLETAENAIQASLTGHLVFSTLHTNDAAGAFARMVDMGVEPFLIASTVEGVMAQRLVRRLCPECKAPHEVSRADLPDDFPWDELMSKEEHCLYHPVGCRKCRGVGYAGRMGIYELLVSSENLRQMVHDNVSSWEIKQAAMKEGMTTLRQYGWRKAMGGVTSVEEILRVTKSDNLRGS; this is encoded by the coding sequence ATGGTCGATGCTGGTGAAATTCTGTTGAGTTGTGGATTGTTGACGCCGGAACAGGCCGAGATTGTCCGCAACGAACAGGAATCGAGCGCGGACTTCATCCCGAAAGCGGTTCAGCTTTCGTTCGTCGAAGAAGATGCCGCCCTGAAAGCACTCGCCACGGCGGTCGGGCTGGATTACATCGATCTCAACCATACCGAGATCGACATCTCACTGATCAAAACGATTCCGCAGCGGTTAATCTACCGCCAGTCGCTGCTGCCGGTTCGTCGTGAAAATGGAAGCATTGTGATCGCGACCAGCGATCCGTTCGATCTCTATCCCCTGGACGAAGTCGCCTCGGCCACCGGCCTGAGCGTGGTGCCGGTGGTCGCCGGTCGGGCCGAAATTGCCAAGCTGATCAAAGCCAACCTCGGTGTTGGTGGCGAGACCGTCGAAGGGATGCTCGCCCGCAAAGAGGAAGAAGAAGCAGGCGTCGAACTGCTGCAAGACCTTGATGACGAAGGGGGCGAACTCGCCGAGATCGAACAAGAGGCCTCGGTGATCCGTCTGGTGAACGAAATTTTGCTCGAAGCGATCGAATCGCGAACGAGCGACGTTCACATCGAAACCCAAGCCAACAACGCGGTGGTCATCCGATACCGTATCGACGGCATGCTGCACTCGCAGCCTGTTCCGCCGGAAATCAATTACTTCCAGGCGGCGATTATCAGCCGTTTGAAGATCATGTCGCGATTGAACATCGCGGAAAAGCGACTGCCGCAAGATGGTCGTATGAAACTGAAAGTACGCGGTCGCGAGATCGACGTTCGTGTGTCGGTGATTCCGATGATCCATGGCGAAAGCATCGTCATGCGTATTCTCGATAAGGGTTCGCTGTCGTTCGACCTGCAAAAGCTGGGGATGGATAAAGACGTCTACAGCGACTTCCAGAAGATCATTCGCCAGCCGCACGGAATCATTCTGGTCACTGGGCCAACGGGTTCTGGTAAAACGACTACGCTGTACAGCGCGTTGCTCGAAATTCGTGACGAAGCGACCAAGATCATCACCACCGAAGACCCGGTTGAATACCAGTTGGACGGGATCAACCAGATTCAGGTCCACTCGAAGATTGGTCTGACCTTCAGTGCTTCGCTGCGTAGTATCCTCCGTCACGACCCTGACGTGGTGCTGGTCGGTGAAATTCGAGACTTGGAAACGGCTGAAAACGCGATCCAAGCCTCGCTCACAGGTCACTTGGTGTTCAGTACCCTCCACACCAACGATGCCGCCGGGGCGTTTGCCCGTATGGTCGATATGGGCGTCGAACCGTTCCTGATTGCTTCGACGGTCGAAGGAGTGATGGCTCAGCGTCTGGTGCGTCGCTTGTGCCCTGAATGTAAAGCTCCGCACGAAGTCAGCCGAGCCGACTTGCCGGACGACTTCCCATGGGACGAGCTAATGTCGAAGGAAGAACATTGCTTGTACCATCCCGTTGGCTGCCGCAAGTGCCGCGGCGTCGGCTATGCCGGCCGTATGGGTATCTACGAACTGCTGGTATCGTCCGAGAACCTGCGTCAGATGGTTCACGACAACGTCAGTAGCTGGGAAATCAAGCAAGCCGCGATGAAGGAAGGCATGACCACCTTGCGTCAGTACGGCTGGCGAAAAGCGATGGGCGGCGTCACTTCGGTCGAAGAAATTCTTCGTGTGACCAAGAGTGATAATCTTCGCGGAAGTTAG
- the gspG gene encoding type II secretion system major pseudopilin GspG, with product MIVSRRQRRKAAGFTLIEVLLVLVILVILGSLVGVSIFGVQKQALEKAAKTQVEGIEAAIKVYKLNMNKPPETLDGLLSQPSDDKGNKWKGPYLDGEALPLDPWDNEYQYEVNGANYKIWSMGPDGASGTDDDIAG from the coding sequence ATGATCGTTTCTCGCCGACAACGCCGCAAGGCTGCGGGTTTTACCCTGATCGAAGTTCTGCTGGTGCTGGTTATCCTCGTGATCCTTGGCTCGCTGGTCGGCGTGTCGATCTTTGGTGTCCAGAAGCAAGCCCTGGAAAAGGCCGCCAAGACCCAGGTCGAAGGTATCGAAGCCGCGATCAAGGTCTACAAACTCAACATGAACAAGCCACCAGAAACCCTCGACGGTCTGCTGTCGCAGCCTTCCGACGACAAGGGCAACAAGTGGAAGGGCCCATACCTGGACGGCGAAGCTTTGCCGTTGGATCCTTGGGACAACGAATATCAGTACGAAGTCAACGGTGCTAACTACAAGATCTGGTCGATGGGACCTGATGGCGCCAGCGGCACCGACGACGACATCGCTGGCTAA
- a CDS encoding prepilin-type N-terminal cleavage/methylation domain-containing protein, producing MPNYSSLFSPLRTPRPSVAGERRGFTLLEILLVLAILVVLLGMGAPAIFNSLQGHRLTVSAETVRNEFMRARVEAMETGRIRMFRYQQETGNFTVAPFVRSNDELENNMAGTSQGIGVSSLVQESAEQETLNGLLEEGVVFAGENVEADMRSYSLGQEQGGDLEITGWSHPVLFYPDGTTSDATVYLRGDGGTMTSVKLRGLTGIARIMEPDLSASGGP from the coding sequence ATGCCAAATTACTCTTCGCTTTTCAGTCCACTGCGGACACCGCGGCCCTCGGTCGCCGGTGAGCGAAGAGGGTTTACCTTGCTCGAAATCTTGCTGGTCCTCGCGATCCTGGTCGTCTTGCTCGGGATGGGTGCTCCGGCGATCTTTAATTCGCTGCAAGGTCACCGCCTGACCGTTTCGGCCGAGACCGTCCGCAACGAGTTCATGCGTGCTCGGGTCGAAGCGATGGAAACGGGCCGCATCCGCATGTTCCGTTACCAGCAAGAAACCGGCAACTTCACCGTTGCCCCGTTCGTGCGAAGTAACGACGAACTCGAAAACAATATGGCCGGCACCAGCCAAGGCATTGGCGTTTCAAGCCTCGTGCAGGAATCGGCCGAACAAGAGACCCTCAATGGGCTGCTGGAAGAAGGCGTTGTCTTCGCGGGCGAAAACGTTGAGGCCGACATGCGAAGCTACAGCCTTGGCCAAGAGCAAGGTGGCGACCTGGAAATTACAGGCTGGTCGCATCCAGTCTTGTTTTACCCTGATGGAACGACCTCGGACGCGACGGTTTATCTGCGTGGCGACGGAGGCACCATGACTTCGGTGAAACTTCGCGGCTTGACCGGGATTGCCCGGATCATGGAGCCGGACCTCTCTGCTTCGGGAGGTCCCTAG
- a CDS encoding dihydrofolate reductase family protein codes for MRPLKYGINITLDGCCDHLAASTNAELHTYWTNRMAEADGLLFGRIIYQMMESAWREPAETGIRPDWMEDWMSSFARTIHVTKKYVVSSTLKKVDWNAELIEGDLGEAVTRLKQQPGTGLFVGGVTLPLALAKLGLIDEYEFVVHPVVAGRGPTLFAGLPQPIPMKLVSRHEFSTGAVAMRYVPIR; via the coding sequence ATGCGTCCCCTTAAATATGGCATCAACATCACCTTGGACGGATGCTGCGACCATCTGGCCGCTTCCACCAACGCAGAACTGCATACCTATTGGACCAACCGCATGGCCGAGGCCGATGGCCTCCTGTTTGGCCGTATCATCTATCAAATGATGGAGTCTGCTTGGCGAGAACCGGCCGAGACTGGCATCCGTCCTGACTGGATGGAAGATTGGATGTCGTCGTTTGCCCGAACGATTCATGTGACCAAGAAGTATGTCGTTTCGTCGACCCTCAAGAAGGTCGATTGGAACGCCGAACTCATCGAGGGCGACCTGGGCGAAGCGGTGACCCGGCTTAAGCAGCAGCCTGGCACTGGGCTGTTCGTTGGAGGCGTGACGCTTCCGCTCGCATTAGCGAAGCTCGGATTGATCGATGAATATGAGTTCGTCGTTCATCCGGTAGTGGCCGGCCGTGGCCCGACCTTGTTCGCCGGGCTGCCGCAGCCAATCCCCATGAAGCTGGTCAGCCGTCACGAGTTCAGCACCGGGGCCGTTGCCATGCGGTACGTACCGATCCGCTAG
- a CDS encoding DUF2461 domain-containing protein gives MSTFGFTDRSFQILEELHDNNNREWYHEHKGEIRTLLQDPFAKMLDVVTDKLKNAKRPMVGSKQTMFRLYRDVRFSNDKRPYKEHVSGLLTPSGNKKEDTALMYAHLGADGGFIGSGFYRLETKVLNQFRDRIIADAVEFRKVIRKIKKAGLEFAEIEPLKSMPRGYAEYADHEHVDFLKMRSLVVTQPQTRKVWLDGTIVKQLLALHKATVDFLLFGLEAVGEGGAFR, from the coding sequence ATGTCGACCTTCGGTTTCACCGATCGCTCGTTTCAAATTCTCGAAGAACTTCACGACAACAACAATCGCGAATGGTATCACGAGCACAAAGGAGAAATCCGGACGTTGCTGCAAGATCCTTTTGCGAAGATGCTGGATGTCGTGACCGATAAGCTGAAGAACGCCAAGCGGCCGATGGTGGGCAGCAAGCAAACGATGTTCCGGCTGTACCGCGACGTCCGGTTCTCGAACGACAAGCGTCCTTACAAAGAACATGTCAGCGGCCTGTTGACGCCTTCGGGCAACAAGAAGGAAGACACCGCCCTGATGTACGCGCACCTGGGCGCGGATGGCGGCTTCATTGGCTCTGGCTTCTACCGCCTTGAAACGAAGGTGCTGAACCAGTTCCGCGATCGCATCATCGCAGACGCCGTCGAATTTCGGAAAGTGATCCGCAAGATCAAGAAGGCCGGCCTCGAGTTCGCCGAGATCGAACCGCTGAAGTCGATGCCGCGTGGCTACGCCGAGTATGCCGATCACGAGCATGTCGATTTTCTGAAGATGCGGTCACTCGTCGTAACCCAGCCACAAACGCGAAAAGTGTGGCTGGATGGAACGATCGTCAAGCAGTTGCTGGCGCTGCACAAAGCGACCGTCGACTTCCTGCTGTTCGGCCTGGAAGCAGTCGGCGAAGGGGGAGCGTTTCGTTAA
- a CDS encoding secretin N-terminal domain-containing protein, with protein MSRFLIGALLIIAMGISPAFGQGTNGDGSIQVYQIAPGKLDNLSGVLRQLFDGTPGVSIRSESKTNALIVSAPAATQQQIANFVQRSGYQVAAKPAVAESTELRVRPQTAQAAPFVESAAPVFQRTKDLGAGLTELEIKLKNLQGEALEKGLVRLVGKQIPVSYTAEGALVMMTLPTNTEKKVSLQVYRNEGTAILRGETDSAKSWAEVIRAMDTPSHSDSYRTTLVSLRNASRDNVEKALDPLRDAENSLAKRQVFESLKEVAGNKKLRWSGDMAAMIFQPGAEEQPAEEDDNAAQIIGQPQNGQPIEVPAEANPNNPQFTISPEEDGGLIGPVQIEFLEGLDVIVVRGHRRDVERITNIINDIERLSVETQPVIEVRELLHANSEAVATMINELYESLLNARYGQVSITALNRPNAILLIGRAQSVEGILELIAKLDQPVGPASTLRVFPLQNLSAAEAQTKLTEFYADPTALGTRVRLSSDVRSNALIVAASPRDMVEIEYLLKQIDVPTSKSTLKLEIIQLRNSVAEDLAPILQEAITGQSTGTTQQNQSTAEVRAAMLSFMTLDAEGKQILRSGILNEVQITADTRSNALLIRAPENSMELVLALVKNLDSQPSAESQIKVFTIVNGDATQLSTMLNELFQTVQSANNQARATNAFFTPQASTSGESSLIPLNFSVDTRTNSIIASGSSSDLTVVEAILLRLDQDEVTERKSTVIRLRNARADLVAESLTALLQEESSLQTLDPSVVSPFQQLVREVIVVPELFSNSLIISATPRYFEQVLRIVEELDARPPMVMLQVLIADVRLGDLEELGFELGLQDSILFDRSVVSSGELDPGFNWNNQPLGNSSAASSLATASAVGTQGLTNFALGRTSSAAGYGGFVFSAASDSVNILIRALEQESRAEILARPQIMTMDNQPGFIQVGERVPYITSTQQTVNGTINSTELINTGIILSVTPRISPDGVVVMALQAERSAVGSEANGIPISINENGDVIRSPRIDTQTATAVVSARSGQTIVFGGLINNSVEVVNRKVPILGDVPLLGRMFRYDSYDASRSELLIIITPIVVRSDEDAALIKEQEMCRMSWCLADVAKVYGPEALYGVNQSMPMDEGIITINPDANPAGFPEVISPGFYPQGKLPPPTIQAYPQSGRSIMNAPQGNVLKPAMMETIDVRPVDYQQQQFQNMPQQPMSQKPRPQPQGYPQGYAPQATQGAPQQYQPQYYSPQPAQQQPR; from the coding sequence ATGAGCCGCTTTCTGATCGGCGCGCTCCTTATCATTGCCATGGGTATCAGCCCAGCCTTCGGTCAGGGCACCAATGGCGATGGAAGCATTCAGGTCTATCAAATTGCCCCTGGCAAACTCGACAACCTGTCGGGAGTGCTACGGCAGCTCTTTGACGGCACACCTGGTGTTTCGATTCGATCCGAGTCGAAAACCAACGCGCTGATTGTTTCTGCCCCAGCTGCCACGCAGCAGCAAATCGCGAACTTCGTTCAGCGATCGGGCTACCAGGTTGCCGCCAAGCCAGCAGTCGCGGAATCGACGGAATTGCGGGTCCGCCCGCAAACGGCTCAAGCTGCACCATTCGTCGAATCGGCTGCTCCCGTCTTTCAACGCACTAAAGACCTGGGTGCCGGCCTGACCGAATTGGAAATCAAACTGAAGAACCTGCAAGGCGAAGCCCTGGAAAAGGGGCTGGTTCGACTTGTCGGTAAGCAGATTCCGGTCAGCTACACGGCGGAAGGGGCTCTGGTCATGATGACCCTCCCTACCAACACCGAGAAGAAGGTCAGCCTGCAGGTTTACCGAAACGAAGGCACAGCCATCCTCCGCGGTGAAACCGATTCGGCCAAAAGCTGGGCCGAAGTGATCCGCGCCATGGATACGCCCTCGCACAGCGACTCCTACCGCACAACGCTCGTCTCGCTTCGCAACGCCAGCCGCGACAATGTCGAGAAGGCTTTGGATCCTCTGCGTGATGCCGAGAACAGCCTGGCCAAGCGACAGGTCTTTGAATCGTTGAAGGAAGTCGCCGGCAACAAGAAACTGCGTTGGAGCGGCGATATGGCCGCCATGATCTTCCAGCCAGGTGCCGAAGAGCAGCCAGCCGAAGAAGACGACAACGCCGCCCAGATCATCGGTCAGCCGCAAAATGGTCAACCGATCGAAGTCCCAGCGGAAGCCAACCCGAACAATCCCCAGTTCACCATCAGCCCTGAAGAGGATGGCGGCCTAATCGGTCCGGTCCAGATCGAATTTCTGGAAGGCCTGGATGTGATCGTCGTTCGTGGTCATCGCCGCGACGTCGAACGCATCACCAACATCATCAATGACATCGAACGCTTGAGCGTCGAAACGCAGCCCGTCATCGAAGTTCGCGAACTGTTGCACGCCAACAGCGAAGCGGTCGCCACGATGATCAACGAGTTGTACGAAAGCCTGCTCAACGCTCGCTACGGTCAGGTCAGCATCACCGCTTTGAATCGTCCGAACGCCATTCTGCTGATCGGTCGTGCCCAAAGTGTAGAAGGCATCCTCGAACTGATCGCCAAACTCGACCAACCGGTCGGACCAGCCAGCACGCTGCGTGTCTTCCCCCTGCAGAACCTTTCTGCAGCAGAAGCCCAGACCAAGCTGACTGAGTTCTACGCCGATCCAACGGCTCTCGGAACTCGTGTCCGCCTTTCGTCCGATGTTCGCAGCAATGCCCTGATCGTTGCTGCCAGCCCTCGCGACATGGTGGAAATCGAATACCTGCTCAAGCAGATCGACGTGCCAACCAGCAAGTCGACGCTGAAGCTGGAAATCATTCAGCTTCGTAACTCGGTCGCCGAAGACCTCGCTCCGATCCTGCAGGAAGCGATCACGGGTCAATCGACTGGTACGACTCAGCAGAATCAATCGACGGCGGAAGTTCGTGCCGCAATGCTCTCGTTCATGACGCTGGATGCCGAAGGCAAGCAGATCCTGCGATCGGGTATCTTGAACGAAGTCCAGATCACGGCCGACACCCGCTCGAACGCCTTGCTCATCCGTGCTCCTGAAAACAGCATGGAACTGGTTCTCGCCCTGGTGAAGAACCTCGACTCGCAGCCATCGGCTGAATCGCAGATCAAAGTGTTCACCATCGTCAACGGCGACGCGACCCAGCTCTCGACCATGTTGAACGAACTGTTCCAGACGGTTCAGTCCGCCAACAATCAGGCCCGAGCTACCAACGCGTTCTTTACCCCGCAAGCATCGACCAGCGGCGAATCGAGCCTGATACCACTGAACTTCTCGGTTGATACCCGAACCAACAGCATCATCGCTTCCGGTTCGTCTTCCGACTTGACCGTGGTCGAAGCAATTTTACTTCGTTTGGACCAGGACGAAGTGACCGAACGTAAGAGCACCGTGATTCGTCTGCGTAACGCTCGAGCCGACCTCGTGGCCGAATCGCTGACCGCATTGCTCCAGGAGGAAAGCAGCCTCCAAACGCTCGATCCTTCGGTGGTCAGCCCGTTCCAGCAACTCGTTCGCGAAGTGATCGTGGTGCCTGAACTGTTCAGCAACAGCTTGATCATCAGTGCGACGCCACGCTACTTCGAGCAGGTCTTGCGAATCGTCGAAGAACTGGATGCTCGCCCACCAATGGTGATGCTGCAAGTGCTGATCGCCGACGTCCGCCTGGGCGACCTGGAAGAACTCGGCTTCGAGCTCGGTCTGCAAGACTCGATCTTGTTTGACCGCAGTGTGGTCTCCAGCGGTGAACTCGATCCAGGCTTCAACTGGAACAACCAGCCCCTCGGTAACAGCTCGGCCGCTTCCAGCTTGGCAACCGCCTCGGCTGTCGGTACCCAGGGCCTGACCAACTTCGCATTGGGTCGAACCAGCAGCGCCGCAGGTTACGGTGGTTTCGTCTTCTCGGCGGCCAGCGACTCGGTGAATATTCTGATCCGTGCCCTGGAACAGGAAAGCCGAGCTGAAATCCTCGCTCGTCCGCAGATCATGACCATGGACAACCAGCCTGGCTTCATCCAGGTGGGTGAACGTGTTCCTTACATCACCTCGACCCAGCAAACGGTCAACGGCACGATCAACTCGACCGAACTGATCAACACCGGGATCATCCTCAGCGTGACCCCACGTATCAGTCCTGACGGTGTGGTTGTGATGGCCCTGCAGGCCGAACGTTCGGCGGTCGGTTCGGAAGCCAACGGTATTCCGATCTCGATCAACGAAAACGGTGACGTGATTCGTTCGCCACGTATCGATACGCAAACCGCAACGGCTGTCGTGAGTGCTCGCTCGGGCCAGACGATCGTCTTCGGCGGTTTGATCAATAACTCGGTTGAAGTGGTCAACCGTAAGGTTCCGATCCTGGGCGACGTGCCACTGCTGGGACGTATGTTCCGCTACGACAGCTACGACGCGTCACGAAGCGAACTGCTGATCATCATCACACCAATCGTCGTCCGCTCGGACGAAGACGCGGCCTTGATCAAAGAACAGGAAATGTGCCGCATGAGCTGGTGCCTGGCCGACGTCGCCAAGGTGTACGGACCGGAAGCCCTGTACGGGGTAAACCAGTCGATGCCGATGGACGAAGGGATCATCACGATCAATCCAGACGCCAACCCGGCCGGCTTCCCGGAAGTGATCTCGCCAGGGTTTTACCCACAAGGCAAGTTGCCTCCACCGACGATTCAGGCATACCCACAGTCGGGCCGTTCGATCATGAACGCTCCGCAGGGCAATGTCCTGAAGCCAGCCATGATGGAGACCATCGACGTGCGTCCGGTCGACTATCAGCAGCAGCAGTTCCAGAATATGCCACAACAGCCTATGAGCCAGAAGCCGCGACCGCAACCGCAGGGCTATCCACAAGGATACGCCCCACAGGCTACGCAGGGAGCACCGCAGCAATACCAGCCGCAGTACTACTCGCCACAGCCAGCCCAGCAGCAGCCTCGCTAA
- a CDS encoding alpha/beta hydrolase, producing the protein MIRGLGLLALVFMSSSLAFAQEGELSFDARLSGYDYPFPVETYKFRSQEQDLEMAYMYLPPKEDDKPVVTLLHGKNFNGAYWKTTAHLLQSLGYGVLMPDQIGFGKSTKAKAYQYSFPAFAHNTKGLLDSLKIDKTIVVGHSMGGMLASRFALLYPDATEKLILVNPIGLENYLQYVQYKDVDFFYQNELKQSPEKIVAYQKKNYYDGQWNDDYEALTVPLVGWVQGPDWNDIAYVNALTYDMIFTQPVIEEFKDFQVPVTLIIGTRDRTGPGRNWMREGVEHELGRYDLLGAQVKARNPDIEVIELSGLGHLPQIESFDLFREAFEMGLK; encoded by the coding sequence ATGATTCGCGGTCTTGGTTTGCTCGCCTTAGTTTTCATGTCGTCTTCATTGGCCTTCGCCCAGGAAGGAGAACTGTCGTTCGACGCGCGTCTGAGCGGCTACGACTACCCCTTCCCAGTCGAAACCTACAAGTTCCGTTCGCAGGAGCAAGATCTCGAAATGGCTTACATGTACCTTCCCCCGAAGGAAGATGACAAACCTGTGGTCACGCTGCTGCACGGCAAAAACTTCAACGGAGCCTACTGGAAAACGACTGCCCACCTGCTGCAGTCGCTCGGCTATGGCGTGCTGATGCCCGATCAGATCGGCTTCGGCAAGTCGACCAAAGCCAAGGCTTACCAGTACAGCTTTCCAGCGTTCGCCCACAACACGAAAGGCCTGCTCGACTCGTTGAAGATCGACAAGACCATCGTGGTGGGGCACTCGATGGGCGGCATGCTCGCCTCGCGGTTCGCCCTGCTTTACCCCGACGCGACCGAGAAACTGATCCTGGTCAATCCGATTGGCTTGGAGAACTATCTCCAATATGTCCAGTACAAGGACGTCGATTTCTTCTATCAGAACGAACTAAAACAAAGTCCGGAAAAAATCGTCGCGTACCAGAAAAAGAACTATTACGACGGCCAATGGAATGATGACTACGAAGCGCTGACCGTACCATTGGTGGGCTGGGTCCAAGGCCCCGACTGGAACGATATCGCGTATGTCAACGCGCTTACCTACGACATGATCTTCACGCAACCGGTGATCGAGGAGTTCAAGGACTTTCAGGTTCCGGTCACATTGATCATAGGTACCCGCGATCGAACCGGTCCTGGCCGAAACTGGATGCGGGAAGGGGTCGAGCACGAACTGGGACGTTACGACCTGCTCGGAGCTCAAGTGAAAGCTCGCAATCCCGATATCGAAGTCATCGAGCTTTCGGGCCTGGGGCATCTGCCGCAGATCGAGAGTTTCGATCTCTTTCGTGAAGCGTTCGAGATGGGCCTGAAATAG
- a CDS encoding BON domain-containing protein, with protein sequence MQSNGLNPFGAASGTGATGLGNSARNSASRFGAFGSMFNQQAFQSGFGQDETPRLPTKLTVKFKHPTVPSSLVSADITRRVRKLSRFEDVTVSVEDRVATVSGTVESEDDLRLVDRFVALEVGVTSVVNQVQLQEPSPADE encoded by the coding sequence ATGCAGAGCAACGGGTTGAACCCATTTGGTGCTGCTTCTGGCACCGGTGCGACCGGGCTGGGTAATTCCGCCCGAAATAGTGCTTCGCGATTCGGTGCCTTCGGCAGCATGTTCAACCAACAAGCTTTTCAGAGTGGCTTTGGCCAGGACGAAACGCCTCGCCTGCCCACCAAGCTGACGGTCAAGTTCAAGCACCCTACGGTGCCTTCCAGCCTAGTGAGCGCTGACATCACCCGTCGCGTCCGTAAGCTTAGCCGCTTCGAGGACGTTACCGTGTCTGTGGAAGACCGGGTGGCCACAGTGTCGGGGACTGTGGAGTCTGAAGATGATTTGAGATTGGTTGACCGATTTGTTGCCCTTGAAGTTGGGGTGACGTCAGTGGTGAACCAGGTTCAGCTGCAAGAGCCGTCGCCTGCGGATGAGTAA